In the genome of Oncorhynchus mykiss isolate Arlee chromosome 30, USDA_OmykA_1.1, whole genome shotgun sequence, the window TACACTGCGCGGTCGTGTTGTCAACATGGTACATCATCCAGTAACATACAACCTTTGtatcaaaagcaatcacttttgaATGTGAACACAGGCCAGATTAATCGATTCCCTTCAGTAAGCGAgtgagttccaaacctctctgccaataacagaaaGTTATCCATTTTCCCCGCCCCGcatagaccactcccagacagtcctaacaaaattcttgcttgagaaattgctatttgctaagaagctatttttgtttcttgttGACCATTTCAATTGAAAACAGTCACAGTAAGGTTACCCAGAAgttatttgatattgagagaaAAATGGCAACATTGGACCTTTAAGACACCTTGGAGCCAACGCAAGATATGGATCGGAAAACCTACTTCAATGCAAAGATGGGATGTTACACTGTACTCTAAATTTGACCTAATTTGATGAATGCATTTTGAACATCTCATTACCACAGGCAACATCATGTCGGCGGACACCAAAATCGCAGAGCTTTTAACAGAGCTCCATCAACTCATCAAGCAGACGCAGGTAAGTCTCAACCAATGGTTTTTACACCCAAGTGCTGTTGTCATCAGGAGCGCTGACCTGTGATTCAGGTACCACAGTGGAGGAATAGCTACCTAGCTGGTTATATTCAAATGTGACTCCAATTACTCATATTTTTCCATCATGCCATCATAGGGATTGAAGTCACATTTGGGAGTAGTGTAATAACTAGCAATACAGAATAGGAATGATATTCAGAGATCAAATTAAATCTCATTGCCAAACATCAATCACTGtaatacattttgtgtgcacatTGCATGTTATTCTTGTTGATATATTGCATCAACCACATTGTAATATTAAtccctttccttctctttttCAGGAGGAGCGGTCGCGCAGTGAACACAACCTGCTCAACATCCAGAAAACACATGAGAGGATGCAGACTGAGAACAAGAGTGAGCCTCTTCCTCGCCTCCCCACATTCCCCTTTGTCCATCCACACTGCAACACTGTTTTAAAACTCTTTATATTACTGTTACACACCGTTTCTATTTATGTATTGTCAGGCTAAGCCAGTTCTTCTATCCTCATGGGGACCTAAAAttaatttccattcaaaatcctattttctctaacccctaaacctaacccttacttgtaaccctaaaccttaccacTAACTTCTTATCcgaattgtaaccctaaaccctaaGATCAAAAtattactatccttgtggggactttggGGCTTTTAGATCCCCataaggatacacacacacacacacacacacacacacacacacacacagtgtaataAGGTGTTATTCTTGTTTCTCCCTCCCCCAGCCTCCCCTTACTACCGGACTAAGCTGAGGGGACTCTACACCACAGCCAGAGCAGACGCTGAGGCAGAGTGCAGGTCGGTAGCCTACActtgaaaaagaaaaggagagccgcacactctaggagctcagatgcaataatttaataacctaataaccaacgaagacagcttgtctgtcgaagcATCAGGGTAGCCTACACTGATATCCCTATGCCCCTTGCCCTATGGACCCTTGAAGTGTCCACTGATCTGATATGGTAGGTTTGGTGTAAGCCATTTAATGTAATGTTTCCTTTCACCTATCCAACTGTGGTAGTTCAGTGATTGGATGTGTTTTTGCGTTCAGAAATCATCACCACCATGTGGAGTACGTAAGTACAGCTTAATTCCAAAGAAATAAGTCGGGCgccactctttctctcccacagTATTCTTCGTCATGCTCTCGACAAAATTGCAGAGATCAAATCCTTATTGGAGGAGAGGCGAATAGGTAAGAATGGAAGGAAGGAGACGAGAATAAGCCACTGTTAaccattgagatgcagcccatgcctcactctttcctctctctctcctctcccccagcggCTAAGATGGCAGGGGTGAACAGTGACAATGACCCCCCCAGGAAGACCATGCGGAGGGGGGTGCTGATGACACTGCTCCAACAGTCAGCCATGACGCTCCCGCTGTGGATTGGCAAGCCAGGAGACAGGTAGGGTCTGATGATTCAGTCTCTCCTGAGCTCAGTATAGTAGTGCACAACATTTTACAACGggaaacaaaaatgtatttatttttatttccccCCCCgtatttcgtagtatccaattggtagtagttacagttttgtctcatcgctgcaactcccgtacagactcgggagaggcaaaggtcgagatccatgcgtcctccgaaacacaacccaaaacaagctgcactgcttcttgacacaatgcccatccaacccggaagtcagccgcaccaatgtgtcggaggaaacactgtacacctggcgaccgtgtcggcgtgcactgcgcccggcctgccacaggagttgctagtgggcgatgagacaaggatatccctggcGGCCAACCCCACCCTAagctggacgacgctgggccaattgtgcaacgCCCCATGGGCCTCacggtcgcggccagctgcgacagagcctggactcaaacccagactctctagtggcacagctagcactgcgatgcagtgccttagaccactgtgccactcgggaggccaaaaTCTGTGTTCTTGTTGTGTACATTTCAAgttcagtacccccccccccatttctttTCCACCTGCCCCTTTTTTCTGTCCTCCATTACTATATTACTCCCTCAACCCTAAaaccctccatccttccctgtatccccctctcctccagtcctcctcccCTGTGTGGGGCGATGCCAGCCAACAGTGACTACGTGGCCAAGCAAGGGGACAAGGTGGCAGCGCGGGTCAAGGCCGTGGACGGAGACGAACAGTGGATCCTGGCTGAGGTGGTCAGCTACAGCCACTCCACCAACAAGTAACTATCAGCAAATCAGCTACAGCCACTTTTAGCCAATCAAGTACAGCCATGTACCACTGTTACCAATCAACTACAGCCTTTAACACTTTTAGCCAATCAGCTACAACACAGACTGTTTTGAGTTGTATTCTTTTGCTCTATCCTTCAGGTACGAAGTGGATGACATTGATGAGGAAGGAAAAGAGTAAGTCAATGTCTTCATTTTCTATATTTCTTTTCCTACTATTTTGTCTTGTAGTACATTATATTTTATGCCCTGAAAATCTCACCTTGGATATAATTACAATTATCTACTCTACTTcttatcccccccccctcccatcctcctacTCCAGGAGACACACCCTGAGCAGGCGGCGTATCATCCCCCTGCCCCAGTGGAAGGCCAACCCAGAGACGGACCCGGAGGCCCTGTTCAGTAAAGACCAGCTGGTGCTGGCCCTCTACCCCCAGACCACCTGCTTCTACAGAGCCctcatccacacacacccacaccggGTGAGACAAGgaaaggcagaggagaggagcggggggggggggctgattgaCGTCATTTGAATACATTTTGTTTGATGACGAAACTACATAAAGCTGGTTCAGAGATAATGTTACTGTACACCAAACCCTGCATCCAAGCAGTCCCCTCGCTTGGCAGCTTCCCCTCCatcaatcctaaccttaaccattattggggaaaatgctaaactgaccccaAATCATCTGTGAACTCTGTTCTCTCCACAAACCAccatgctctctctgctctctcagccCCAGGACGACTACTCAGTGCTGTTTGAGGACACGTCGTACGCAGACGGCTACTCCCCGCCCCTCAACGTAGCTCAGAGATACGTGGTGGCCTGCAAAGAGAACAaaaagaagtaaagaagagactgataaagaggagaagaaagagaggagtcaGGATAAATCAAGGGGACTGTGACTGAAGATACTGTATTTTGTCAGACTTGACAAGTACACTGTGTAGACAAGTGTTCCTAGACAAGTGTTTCCAACCACCCCCCCTCCCCAGAATAACAATGGATTCCATACCTTAACCACACGTATGGACACACTGAGGGCGGgtttcaaataaaataacatcaaatgaaactttacttgtcacatgcgccgaatacaagtgtagaccttactgcgaaatgcttatttacaagcccttgacCAAAGGTGCAATTCAAGGagaattaataaaatatttaccaaataaactaaagtaaaaaataataaaaagtaacacaataacataacaataacgaggctatataccgagggtaccgataccgagtcagtgtgcgggggtacaggttagaggtcatttgtacatttaggtaggggtgaagtgactatgcatagataataaaccgcgagtagcagcagtgtacaaaacaaatggagggggggtcaatgtaatagtctgtTGGCCATTTGCTTAATtgctcagcagtcttatggcttgggggtagaagctgttaaggagccttttggtcctagacttggcgctcaggtaccgcttgccgtgcggtagaagAGAAAATagtctgacttgggtgactggagtctctgacaattatatgggctttcctctgacaccgcctattatataggttcTGGAttgcaagaagcttggccccagtgatgtactgggccatacgcactaccctctgtagcgccttacggtcagatgccgagcagttgccataccaggcggtgatgcgaccggtcaggatgctctctatggtgcagctgtagaactcttgaggatctggggatcaatgccaaatctttttagtctcccgagggggaaaaggttttgtcgtg includes:
- the LOC110521884 gene encoding SAGA-associated factor 29 is translated as MSADTKIAELLTELHQLIKQTQEERSRSEHNLLNIQKTHERMQTENKTSPYYRTKLRGLYTTARADAEAECSILRHALDKIAEIKSLLEERRIAAKMAGVNSDNDPPRKTMRRGVLMTLLQQSAMTLPLWIGKPGDSPPPLCGAMPANSDYVAKQGDKVAARVKAVDGDEQWILAEVVSYSHSTNKYEVDDIDEEGKERHTLSRRRIIPLPQWKANPETDPEALFSKDQLVLALYPQTTCFYRALIHTHPHRPQDDYSVLFEDTSYADGYSPPLNVAQRYVVACKENKKK